One Syntrophales bacterium DNA segment encodes these proteins:
- a CDS encoding indolepyruvate oxidoreductase subunit beta, producing the protein MKSNVKSILMAGVGGQGVLRASDILCQVMMDSGLDVKKSEVHGMAQRGGCVTSHVRYGQKVHSPLAKKGNVEILLAFEKLETLRYLDYLEPGGIVIINDEQMNPPSVNLGAAAYPDTVVPIVRERFPSVIVVNAPELANRAGNHRTVNTVLLGVLSKYLKIEEKQWEKGIRDSFSPKVVEANIKAFHLGRGA; encoded by the coding sequence ATGAAAAGCAACGTAAAAAGCATACTGATGGCCGGGGTGGGCGGACAGGGCGTCCTCCGGGCAAGTGACATTCTATGCCAGGTGATGATGGATTCGGGCCTGGATGTGAAAAAGAGCGAGGTTCACGGAATGGCCCAGCGGGGTGGATGCGTTACCAGCCACGTCCGCTATGGGCAAAAGGTCCATTCCCCTCTGGCGAAAAAGGGAAATGTGGAGATCCTGCTGGCTTTCGAAAAGCTGGAAACGCTTCGTTACCTGGATTACCTGGAACCGGGCGGCATCGTCATCATCAACGACGAACAGATGAACCCGCCGTCCGTCAACCTGGGGGCGGCAGCCTATCCGGACACCGTAGTTCCCATCGTCCGGGAGCGATTTCCCTCGGTTATCGTGGTCAACGCCCCGGAACTGGCCAATCGGGCCGGAAACCACCGGACCGTCAATACGGTTCTGCTCGGGGTGCTGTCGAAATATCTCAAGATTGAAGAGAAGCAATGGGAGAAGGGGATCCGCGATTCCTTCTCGCCGAAGGTCGTGGAAGCCAACATCAAGGCGTTTCACCTGGGCCGGGGCGCTTGA
- the iorA gene encoding indolepyruvate ferredoxin oxidoreductase subunit alpha, with protein MTATKKKGSAGKRLMSGNEAIARGAYECGVRFGSGYPGTPSTEIMEEFARYEGVYAEWSPNEKVAMEVGIGAALAGAKALVTMKHVGVNVAADPLFTVSYTGTNGALVIVSADDPSLHSSQNEQDNRNYAKFAKIPMLEPADSEEARQYVKIAFELSEQFDTPVFLRSVTRLSHSKGVVTPEDPVPAEDRTAIRFNAAKYVMVPFNARVRRVEVEKRMNALREFAETFPENRMEINDPEVGIITAGMCYHYAKAAFRNYSYLKLGMVYPLPVNLIREFARKVKKLYVLEEMDPFFEEQIKALGIPVIGKEIFPYTGEFDPGIVESAISGTKPESPSCPVEIPPRPPNLCPGCPHRGLFHVLNRLKTFVTGDIGCYTLSFMKPLEGLHSCICMGASIGMAHGMSKALGEKGRGKIVGVIGDSTFLHSGITPLLNLAYNKGDAVIVICDNRTTAMTGMQEHPGTGYTLQGEKTKPVDLKELVTALGIDSVRVVDPYDLKATRAVLKEELDRPGPSVVISQRACVLFKRETQAARKPLRVDPDKCIGCRNCIGLGCPPIAWRPFEGMPPEQVKKNAKKQDGMAVIDGTLCNGCTVCQQLCKVGAIVEED; from the coding sequence ATGACAGCAACGAAAAAGAAAGGTTCAGCGGGAAAGAGGCTGATGTCGGGAAACGAGGCCATTGCCCGCGGCGCGTACGAATGCGGCGTCCGCTTCGGCTCCGGCTATCCGGGAACGCCCAGCACGGAGATCATGGAAGAGTTCGCCCGGTATGAGGGTGTTTATGCCGAGTGGTCCCCCAATGAAAAGGTGGCCATGGAAGTGGGGATCGGCGCCGCCCTGGCGGGGGCGAAGGCCCTGGTTACCATGAAGCATGTCGGTGTGAATGTTGCCGCCGATCCTCTCTTTACCGTCAGTTATACAGGAACAAACGGTGCCCTGGTGATCGTCTCCGCCGACGACCCGTCGCTGCACAGTTCGCAGAACGAGCAGGACAACCGGAATTACGCGAAATTCGCCAAGATCCCGATGCTCGAGCCGGCTGACTCGGAGGAGGCGCGGCAATACGTCAAGATCGCCTTTGAGTTGAGCGAACAATTCGATACGCCGGTCTTCCTGCGGTCCGTAACGAGACTCTCCCATTCCAAGGGAGTCGTAACACCCGAAGATCCCGTCCCGGCGGAGGACCGCACAGCCATTCGCTTCAATGCCGCCAAGTATGTCATGGTCCCCTTCAACGCCCGGGTCCGGCGCGTGGAAGTGGAGAAAAGAATGAACGCCCTTCGGGAATTTGCCGAGACGTTCCCGGAGAACCGAATGGAAATCAACGATCCCGAAGTGGGGATCATCACGGCGGGCATGTGCTACCACTATGCAAAAGCCGCCTTTCGGAATTATTCCTACCTGAAACTGGGGATGGTATACCCGCTCCCGGTGAATCTGATCCGTGAATTCGCCCGAAAGGTAAAGAAACTCTATGTACTCGAGGAGATGGATCCGTTCTTCGAAGAACAGATCAAAGCCCTCGGCATCCCCGTGATCGGAAAGGAAATCTTCCCCTACACCGGGGAGTTCGATCCGGGAATCGTAGAGTCGGCCATCTCCGGTACCAAACCGGAATCCCCCTCCTGCCCGGTCGAAATTCCTCCGCGGCCGCCCAATCTCTGTCCCGGCTGTCCCCACCGTGGCCTCTTTCACGTTCTGAACCGCCTGAAGACCTTCGTCACCGGAGACATCGGCTGTTACACCCTGTCGTTCATGAAACCCCTCGAGGGCCTGCATTCCTGCATCTGCATGGGCGCCAGCATCGGTATGGCCCACGGGATGAGCAAGGCCCTGGGAGAAAAGGGAAGGGGTAAGATCGTCGGTGTTATCGGCGATTCCACGTTCCTTCACAGCGGCATCACGCCCCTTCTCAACCTGGCCTATAACAAGGGGGACGCCGTGATCGTCATCTGCGACAACCGGACGACCGCCATGACGGGCATGCAGGAGCACCCGGGGACTGGTTATACCCTGCAGGGAGAGAAGACGAAGCCTGTGGATCTCAAGGAGCTGGTCACCGCGCTGGGCATCGATTCCGTCAGGGTTGTGGATCCCTATGATCTGAAAGCGACAAGGGCTGTCCTCAAGGAGGAGCTCGACCGGCCGGGCCCCTCGGTTGTTATCTCCCAGCGGGCCTGCGTCCTGTTTAAGCGGGAGACACAGGCCGCCCGGAAGCCCCTTCGTGTGGATCCGGACAAGTGCATCGGCTGCCGTAACTGTATCGGCCTTGGCTGCCCGCCCATCGCTTGGCGGCCCTTCGAGGGAATGCCGCCGGAGCAGGTAAAGAAGAACGCCAAGAAGCAGGATGGAATGGCCGTAATCGATGGAACCCTCTGCAACGGCTGCACGGTCTGCCAGCAGCTGTGCAAGGTCGGGGCCATTGTCGAGGAGGACTGA